The Parvibaculum sp. DNA segment ACCCTTAAAAGCTGCCCTTCTCACCCGCCGATGCCGGTTGCCTCGCCGGGACCGGTTGCTATGCTGTCGCCACCCAAAAATCGAACCTTCAAGAAAGAGACGTTCATGGAAGCGCTGGAGAAATTCCGTCAGGAAACAAGGGCCTGGCTGGGGGAAAACTGCCCGCCCTCGATGCGGACGCCGATGACCTCCGAGGACGAGACGGTCTGGGGCGGCCGCAACGCCAAATACGCGAACCCCGAGGCGAAGCTCTGGCTCGACCGCATGGCCGAACGCGGCTGGACCGCGCCCACCTGGCCCAAGGCCTATGGCGGCGGTGGTCTCTCGAAAGAGGAAAACCAGGTTCTCCAGCAGGAGATGCGCCGCATCAAGGCGCGGCCCCCACTGTCGAGCTTCGGCATCTGGATGCTCGGGCCGGCCCTTCTCGAATTCGCCAATGAGGAACAGAAGAAGGAACACCTGCCCAGGATCGTTCGCGGCGAAATCCGCTGGTGCCAGGGCTACTCCGAGCCGGGCGCCGGCTCCGACCTCGCCGGCCTCCAGACCAAATGCGAGGACAAGGGCGATCACTACCTCGTCAACGGCCAGAAGATCTGGACCTCCTATGCCGACAAGGCCGACTGGATTTTCTGCCTCGTCCGCACCGACCCCACAAAAAAGCACGACGGCATCAGCTTCCTGCTCTTCGACATGGCGACGCCCGGCGTCGAGGCGCGCCCGATCAGCATGATCTCCGGCGCCTCGCCCTTCTGCGAAACCTTCTTCACCGACGTCAAAGTGCCGAAGGGCAATCTCGTCGGCGAACTCAACAAGGGCTGGACCATCGCCAAGCGCCTGCTGCAGCACGAGCGCGAGATGATTTCGGGCATGGGCCTCGGCGGCGCGGGCTCCGGCGCCGGTCTCGGCGGTCTCGAACAGGCGGCCAAGGATTATTACGGCGAGCAGAACGGCCGCGTCGCCAGCCCGTCGCTGCGCGACCACATCACCCGCCAGAAGATGGACGGCAAGGCCTTCGCGCTGACCATGCAGCGTTCGGCCGAGGAAGCGAAAGCCGGTCAGGGTCCCGGCGCCGCCTCGTCGATTTTCAAATATTACGGCACCGAGCTCAACAAGCGCCGCTTCGAACTGCTGCTCGAAATCATGGGCACCAAGGGCCTCGGCTGGGAAGGCGAAGGCTTCACCGGCGACGAAATCACGGTCACCCGCTCCTGGCTGCGCTCCAAGGGAAACTCGATCGAGGGCGGCACCAGCGAGGTGCAGCTCAACGTCGTCTCGAAGCGCGTCCTCAGCCTGCCCGACTGAGAAACGCCATACCGCATTCACGCGCGTCCGCGCGGCGCGCGCACCGCCAATTGACACAAGACAGAAAAGACACAGCAACGAAATGGCACTTGTACTCACCGAGGAGCAGCAGCTCCTGCGCGACACCGCAACGCAGTTTTTCCAGGAGCGGCTGCCCATCGCCAATCTGCGCAAACTGCGCGACACAAAGGACGCCACCGGTTTCGACCGCGCGATCTGGAAGGAA contains these protein-coding regions:
- a CDS encoding acyl-CoA dehydrogenase family protein; this encodes MEALEKFRQETRAWLGENCPPSMRTPMTSEDETVWGGRNAKYANPEAKLWLDRMAERGWTAPTWPKAYGGGGLSKEENQVLQQEMRRIKARPPLSSFGIWMLGPALLEFANEEQKKEHLPRIVRGEIRWCQGYSEPGAGSDLAGLQTKCEDKGDHYLVNGQKIWTSYADKADWIFCLVRTDPTKKHDGISFLLFDMATPGVEARPISMISGASPFCETFFTDVKVPKGNLVGELNKGWTIAKRLLQHEREMISGMGLGGAGSGAGLGGLEQAAKDYYGEQNGRVASPSLRDHITRQKMDGKAFALTMQRSAEEAKAGQGPGAASSIFKYYGTELNKRRFELLLEIMGTKGLGWEGEGFTGDEITVTRSWLRSKGNSIEGGTSEVQLNVVSKRVLSLPD